One region of Vallicoccus soli genomic DNA includes:
- the bldC gene encoding developmental transcriptional regulator BldC — protein sequence MSTRTPESEPLLTPAEVASMFRVDPKTVTRWAKAGKLTSIRTLGGHRRYREAEVRALLEGVPQQRTPEGGAPGA from the coding sequence ATGTCCACGCGCACCCCCGAGAGCGAGCCGCTGCTCACCCCGGCCGAGGTGGCCTCGATGTTCCGCGTCGACCCCAAGACGGTCACGCGCTGGGCGAAGGCCGGCAAGCTCACGTCCATCCGCACCCTCGGCGGGCACCGCCGCTACCGCGAGGCCGAGGTCCGCGCCCTGCTCGAGGGCGTGCCCCAGCAGCGCACCCCCGAGGGCGGCGCCCCCGGCGCCTGA